A single window of Granulicella mallensis MP5ACTX8 DNA harbors:
- a CDS encoding type VI secretion system Vgr family protein — protein sequence MALPQIQIGDGMLGDARLASVEVVQELNQHWWCTIVCRNTEDQRIPVEDLLGKPVEVKTTDSQGVEQIHFSGSVHDVELDYEVWGSYTATLIAVSDSFGLDVTAHKQYYSEQTLSSIAGTIGSRHNLSIAVQASDSKALNYVQYGESDWSFLNRLVDDHDAWMRPSQTGVEVFNSFQTGSTVQWRGEGDLVGFRLRGRRVNPSFSGSHYDHHAMQSNTFEKLSKPPQFYPAAEQLTSAVQAASAQLPPGFEPQRARAMTLDNYSDQLQSESERSMGSAVTGTGSSRNQSLMAGNTLTVEGMLDAKGTYGLVRVVHQWTPQGYLNSFVCTPWKNYRNPNPPEARTWNGIVSARVTGHNDPKKMGRVQVQFFWQEDGATHWARATSPHAGPDRGFMFMPEVGDEVAVAFEDGDPERPVIIGSLWNGVHNQYRNDLRGGDIATNDVKHLMTKSGNRLQLSDKAGVETIVLATPNNNRLKMTECSDQTGRTNITLESLTGDIILHAPKGRVHIESQFYSKDIGGE from the coding sequence ATGGCGCTTCCGCAGATACAGATTGGCGATGGGATGCTCGGGGATGCTCGTCTGGCTTCCGTTGAAGTCGTTCAGGAACTGAACCAGCACTGGTGGTGCACCATTGTCTGTCGCAATACCGAAGACCAGCGCATTCCGGTAGAAGATCTGCTGGGCAAGCCGGTCGAGGTCAAGACGACCGATAGCCAGGGAGTGGAGCAGATTCATTTCTCCGGCTCCGTCCATGACGTGGAGTTGGACTATGAGGTTTGGGGCAGTTACACGGCTACGTTAATCGCCGTGAGCGACAGCTTCGGCCTGGACGTGACCGCTCATAAGCAGTACTACTCCGAGCAGACGCTCTCCTCCATCGCCGGCACGATTGGATCGCGGCACAACCTCAGCATCGCGGTTCAGGCCTCCGACAGCAAGGCGTTGAACTACGTCCAGTACGGCGAGTCGGACTGGAGTTTTCTAAACCGCCTCGTCGACGACCACGACGCATGGATGCGTCCGAGCCAAACGGGAGTGGAAGTCTTCAACAGCTTCCAGACGGGCAGCACTGTTCAGTGGCGGGGTGAAGGCGATCTGGTCGGCTTCCGTCTGCGCGGCCGTCGGGTCAATCCCAGCTTCTCGGGCTCGCACTACGATCACCATGCCATGCAGTCGAACACGTTTGAGAAGCTGTCGAAGCCGCCGCAGTTCTATCCGGCCGCCGAGCAGCTTACGAGCGCGGTACAGGCGGCCTCGGCGCAGTTGCCGCCAGGCTTCGAGCCGCAGCGCGCCCGTGCGATGACGCTCGACAACTACTCAGACCAGCTGCAGTCCGAGAGCGAACGCAGCATGGGCAGTGCGGTAACGGGCACCGGCTCTTCGCGCAACCAGTCTCTGATGGCCGGCAACACGCTGACGGTAGAAGGAATGCTCGACGCCAAGGGCACCTATGGGCTGGTGCGTGTGGTCCATCAATGGACTCCGCAGGGCTACCTGAATAGCTTCGTCTGCACCCCATGGAAGAACTACCGCAACCCAAACCCCCCAGAGGCGCGGACGTGGAACGGCATCGTCTCGGCGCGTGTTACGGGTCACAACGACCCCAAGAAAATGGGCAGAGTTCAGGTGCAGTTCTTCTGGCAGGAGGATGGCGCTACTCACTGGGCACGAGCTACCAGCCCTCACGCGGGTCCGGATCGCGGTTTCATGTTTATGCCGGAAGTCGGCGACGAAGTGGCCGTGGCGTTTGAAGACGGCGACCCGGAGCGCCCCGTCATCATTGGTTCGCTTTGGAATGGCGTGCACAACCAGTATCGCAACGATCTGCGAGGCGGGGACATCGCGACGAATGATGTCAAGCACCTCATGACGAAGAGTGGAAATCGCTTGCAACTCTCCGATAAGGCAGGCGTCGAGACGATCGTTCTGGCTACCCCAAACAATAATAGGCTCAAGATGACAGAATGCTCGGACCAGACGGGCCGAACTAACATCACGCTCGAGTCTCTAACCGGTGACATTATCCTGCACGCACCAAAGGGTCGCGTTCACATTGAGTCTCAGTTCTACTCCAAAGATATTGGAGGGGAATGA
- a CDS encoding glycoside hydrolase family 88/105 protein yields MNRRNTVVLFGSLVLAFALVPRTNAQAPAKHDAGAVEREAAGSIPSDPGPLATDLSPKLDSKDIRKAMRKVADWQLLAAESKFNQQWTFATLYDGLLAASETTGDPKYRDAVAHAAADKFQWMLVQSRFPHADDEAIGKSYLALYERAPEPVKIADVRATMDRLVVRPDDPKKNVWWWCDALYMAPPVLTELSRITGDHRYLDYMDHEWWVTSAELYDPQQHLFTRDATFLKKTEANGQKLFWARGNGWVLGALVRVLTTMPKDYPSRPKYEQQFREIADRVAGLQQPDGLWRTGLLDQESYKEPEVSGTAFYTYAMAWGINTGRLPRAKFLPVVTKAWAGMLTHVYADGRLGSIQPIGAAPDAVGASSSYVYGVGGFLLAGSELARMK; encoded by the coding sequence ATGAATCGTCGCAATACCGTAGTTCTTTTCGGCAGCCTGGTGCTGGCCTTCGCCCTCGTCCCAAGAACCAACGCGCAGGCCCCTGCGAAGCATGACGCCGGTGCCGTCGAGCGGGAAGCCGCCGGCAGTATTCCCTCCGACCCCGGACCGCTGGCGACCGATCTCTCGCCGAAGCTCGATTCCAAAGACATCCGCAAGGCGATGCGCAAGGTGGCCGACTGGCAGCTCCTTGCTGCCGAATCGAAGTTCAATCAGCAGTGGACCTTCGCCACGCTGTACGACGGCCTGCTGGCGGCGTCCGAGACTACGGGCGACCCTAAATATCGCGATGCCGTAGCTCATGCGGCGGCGGACAAATTCCAATGGATGCTCGTCCAGTCGCGCTTCCCGCATGCAGACGATGAGGCGATCGGCAAGAGCTATCTGGCGCTCTATGAGCGTGCACCCGAACCCGTGAAGATCGCCGACGTTCGCGCGACGATGGACCGCCTGGTTGTTCGTCCTGACGATCCGAAGAAGAACGTCTGGTGGTGGTGCGACGCCCTCTACATGGCGCCTCCGGTCCTGACGGAGTTGTCGCGCATTACGGGCGACCATCGGTATCTCGATTACATGGATCACGAGTGGTGGGTGACTTCGGCGGAGCTCTACGATCCGCAGCAGCACCTGTTCACGCGTGATGCTACCTTTCTGAAGAAGACCGAGGCCAATGGGCAGAAGCTCTTCTGGGCACGCGGCAACGGCTGGGTACTCGGCGCGTTGGTGCGTGTGCTCACGACGATGCCCAAGGATTATCCGTCGCGTCCGAAGTACGAGCAGCAGTTCCGCGAGATCGCCGATCGTGTCGCCGGGCTGCAGCAGCCCGATGGCCTGTGGCGGACGGGACTGCTGGACCAGGAGTCTTACAAGGAGCCTGAGGTTTCAGGTACGGCGTTCTATACCTACGCCATGGCCTGGGGCATCAACACGGGACGTCTGCCGCGAGCGAAGTTTCTGCCGGTGGTCACGAAGGCCTGGGCCGGAATGCTGACGCATGTGTACGCCGACGGCAGGCTGGGCTCGATCCAGCCCATCGGCGCCGCTCCGGATGCGGTAGGTGCGTCGAGCAGCTACGTGTACGGGGTAGGCGGATTCCTGCTGGCAGGCTCGGAACTCGCTCGAATGAAGTAA